The genomic interval TGAAgtgcaaactttaaaaatttaataaaatccaatttatctatcttttccattttttgctcatccttttggtgtcatatctaagaaactattgcctAATCTAAAGTTATGAAAATtcactcctatgttttcttctaagttttacagttttagcccttacatttatgtctaggatacattttgaattaatttttgtacattatatttgtgaggtaagggtccaacttcatttttttgcacATGGAGAAAACTGTTAAAAGAGTTTTCACTAAACCATATTTTGCTTATTAGAAGTATGACAGTATGCCATGCGTGTACACATGAATGAcatattcagtcattcattcaacaaacatatacAGCAAGGACAATATTTTGAGATATGACctgatcatttttcttcctgtttttccctttccttccccacacTGAAGCAGATAGCAGGGTCCAGGCTTCCTCGCCAAGGAGAGGTTTACGGAAGGTAGCTTCCTGACTTTTGTTCTCCCAAACACCTAAATTCTGGGACCACCGATTCCCAGGAGAACTGACCAATTACACTATccagaagaacagaaagaacagtATTCCCCAATGCTGGAGTAGACAGGGAGTCCCCAGAGACGAAGGCAGAAGGGAGGAGCGAGAGGGTACTGAGAGAGGGCATCTGCACTGGGTTTCCCAGACATACAGCTGAGTGACACCTAATACGATATATATTCTCAGCCCCTATTCTCACACCCCAAGTCTGGCATGAGACAGCTAAGAATCACCAAACCACAATGGCTTATAAGGACAGAAAAAACATGGCTACAACTGACCAAACATTACTGACCTcccatacacacgcacacactacCCTGAATGACTGTGTGCCGGGCCATCTGGGCACTAGCCTGGAATTACGGCACATCCCAAAGAAGCAAAGGTCCATGATGAAACCCCAGAAGCACCAAGTTTACATGTTTTTCTTCACCATCAATGCAAAATGGCAACTCAGTCAGAAATTAAGTTTCTACGAAGCAGTTATATTTCTGGCACCCTTGATTTTATAGACTGACATTCACACCTGCCACACAAATATTgagacatatacacatatatgtgtgtgtgtgtgtgtgtgtccgtgtgtgtgtctgtgtgtgtgtgtggcatccTCCTAGGCTAGGCTGAGAATATAAAAGTCAATCAAGCCATGGTTAGCCAAGGCATTTATAGTCTAGTAAGAGCAAAAAATGTATTTGCCATTTATTACACACCACCTGGGCGCACACCTTGCGTTACACTCTTTTTTTGTAAATGGATCGAATTTAATGGAATCTTCCTCGCAAAAGGCCTTTGAGGCTCAGAGGTTCAGAGGAGGTAAAGGACTTGGCTAAGGATACATGTTAGTAATTGATGGGACTCGGATATGAACTGAGATATATTTAACTCCAAGTCCATCTGCAGTCCTGAAGTTACGACTCCCTCCCATGGAGAGGCCAATCTAAGTAATATCCTTTGATAACTCAGCATCCATTGGACAtagattttgttttctaagaGTTGGGATGAGACTAAGTCAAACCAACTTCCTCTAACTTGATGCTCAACATGCCCATTGGCAGATGACTAGCCAGAAGCCTGAGGCTGGACAGGAGACATCAGCCAAACTGTCTCCCGTGATGATGGGGACCATGGCCTTGATTGAATCTGTCAAGGTCTGTCAACCAGTCTTCCAAACAGCAGACTTCTATTACCATTCACATCACCTACATGTGCAGCAAAGAAGTAACAGAACTAATTTGGGGTGGAAACCCCAACTTTTCTATCTATGTGCAAAAGGAAGCAATTTTTCTTAGAGGGAAGAATCCCACCGAGCTGTTATGCTTTGAGACGCTAGCACTCAAATTGGTGCCTAAGAAACTCTTTTAAATTCTTCAGTGAAGCTCCCTAGAAACAATAAAGGGAAAATAAGTTGATTCTGGCAATGAAATGTTAATAGTTTTTCCTTAAGTATTAATCTTCTGAACAAATGGTGACAATGAAAGAAGCAGGCATATAACTGCTGTGAGAGCcatgatttatatattttctattgctgcttctGCTATTTGATCCTGAGAAGATGACTAAACCAAATCCCAAAGAGAAGCGTACTGAGTCATGGAGAGAAGTAGAAACCTTAGAGAAACCTAAATCATAAGGAACTAATGTCTCTCCTTATGGGTCTTTTTATGCAGAATAAATCTCTCCCCATTCGGGATTGTATAAccatttatctttcattttctcatataCAAAGTGAACCTCAGAGGTGAGGACCCTCTGAAATCATTTGGTCCAATTTCTCCTTTTGTAAATGGGAATATTTGAGATTCCAAGAGGTTAAGCGAAATGTCAAGTGATCATTAGAACAAATAATATGAAGATTTCATCTAAGTGGTAAGGGTACTGACCTAGGAGTGAGAAGACCTGGATTCTACTGCCCACTCAGCCATGTATGAGTTCACAGAATGAAAGCACTGGATGAGATGCTTTTGGAAATCTCTCCCCTCTTTGAAGCGGCTTTAATTCTGTGAACATCAGTAGTGTTTGGTTCTTTGTTTTTACAAAGGTAGCACCTTTTTTTGCAGTTATGGTGAAGGCGCAATACATACGGTGGTTgtgagcgtgggctctagagtcagACTTTCTGCCTTGCAATCCCAGCTCTCACACTTACTTTTGGTGAAAGCCTGAACAAATTAACCTCTctgcctcatctgcaaaatggaaattataacagTACCCACCCCATAAGGCCCTTAGAATGATGAAACGAGATAACACATGTCAAGTATTCAGCACAccgcctggcacatagcaagtgctcagcGACCACAGGCTGCCCTTAACAGTGTCATAAAGGAACCAGAGTTGGTATCTCTGTGTGAGTTAAAAGAAGGCATCCCTTCCTCTGGGCAGAAGCAGCCCAAGTGCTAAGGTCCACATCAAGGCTGGAACTCACTGTCTGTGGCTATGTGCCTGGCTCTAAAATATCAAAGTAAGAAATCACTCCCCAATATCCTTTGCTGATAGTGGTACCCAATGAATATGTGTCTGTTATCATGTAGGCCTTCTAGAAAACTCTTCAGAGGAGGCCCACTTAGATGGCAAGGACgcttttgctcttttcttttccttctttctgcctggaatgccgaGGGAATGGCTGGGGTGTCAGCAGCCTGCTGATCACGAGGAAAGGGCTAAAAGATTTTCAGAGACTCAGATTTACAGCCAATAATTCCATGCCATTAACCTCCAGACTTCTTgttttatgaagaaaagaaactcATGTACATTTTTGAGCTACCATTATCAAAATGCAATTCCTGACCAAAACACTCTCCAAAATCTACTTCTCTTTTCTGTCAACAAATATCTGTAGACTTGCCTGGTCAGCCACTTGTCCCTGGCCGCTTAGGGGCCCTAAGTCAGGCCCTCATTGGCCATCACTTAGATTTTTACAAAATGTccaaatgccctcaaggtccttGCTATTCCAAGTGTGGTCTGTAGACCAGAGGCATTAGTGTCAGCTAAGAAATTACTAGAAAGGCATCATCTCCAGCCCCATCCAGACCTAGTGAATCAGGATCCCCAGTGATTTCTGGGCACGTTAAAGGCTAAGGCTCTGGACTAGACTTCCAGACTCTGCTCTGTCATTCCTCTTAAACACTACCGTCAAAATAATCTTCCTGACGCACATCAGTCGTTCTCTAATCACAGCACTTTCCTCAAAAACCTCCAAGGGCTCCTGACTGCCTATAGACTAAAGTTTAGACTCCTCAGTCTGACAAGGCTTTCTATGATCTTGTGTCATCCTAAAAATGCCCATCACAGTGCCTGCCATGCCAATAAATAATATTCtgcataaaacaaagcaaaacatgaGTGTACCTGAGAAAGAACATATTTCTTAACTCTGGCTTCTCCATCCTAGGCATGGGGATACAGGGTTAGGAAAAACCAGACACAGTCGCTTGCCTTCCTGGAGCTTAGAGATCAGCTGAACCGACAGGATcttcaaaagcaataaaaatacataataccAAATATTAAGTGCTAAGAAGGAAATGAATGGGCAATGGTACAGAGTAAGCTAGACTGGTCAGAAGAGTGGCCCAGAGGATGGGGAGCCCGTTGAGGGGctggtccaggcagagggaacggcCTACGCAAAGCCTGGAGAGAATCTGGTGCAGCTGAGGATCAGAACAGGGGCTGCCCTTTCGGGCTTCCCAGAGGACTGACACCCTGGGAGGAAGGTGGCATGGGATTCACCTTCCAAATCAAGGGAAAATGCTGAATTTCTTTTCCCTGACATATGCCTTCACTGGGACCACGAATGGGGCAGAGAGCAGGGTATGCTTCAGGGTCGCTGGTGAGTCCGGCCATGGAAATCACACCGAGTGaaatttgaatctcagctctaccacttaccggCTCTCAACTCCCTTGACCTCcaagcctctgcttcctcagatATAAAGCGGGTTTAAGCATAGAACCAACTTTGTCATTTCTGTGAACGCTGAGGGCGTAAAGCTCCCCAGAACACTGCCGCCCACATCAGTGCTGACCTGAATACTAGAGGTTACAAGGCTGTGATCACGACGATGACTGTGAATTACTATGAGCTTGCGGACAGAGGGCTCATCCCAGATCCTCCGGTCCCACACCCCGCCCCCACGCCCCGAGGCCTCCCGACTCTGCCATCCCAGGCAACCTCCCCCCCGCGCACGGCCACCTCAGTGACCCCAGGGCGGGCGCCGGGCACCGCCGCCGGACCCCCGTTACCTGGGGCCAAACGCGACCTGCCGCCACCTCGCGTCCTGGGCCCTGCCTCCCTCCCGGCCGCCTCCCGGCCCCGCAGCTGCTGCGGCggcgcccccagcccagcccggccCGGGCGGCGCGGGAAGCCTCGGCGGGGCTGGCGGCGGCGGCCACGCGGCGCGCTCcggcggaggggagggggctccgcggcggcggcggcggcggcggcagcggcggcggcggctggccCGGCGCGGGGCAGAGCCCAGAGgcgcagcggcggcggcagcggcgaaggaagaggaggaggaggaggatgcagGAGCTGCGGGCGGTGGCGCGGCCCGGTCCGCAGTGAAGCCCGCGGCGCCCGAGGCGCAGGGAGTGGCCGTCGCCTCCTGCGCGCACCATTCCTGAGATGGCGGCGACGCGGCGGCAGCTCGGGGAGCCGAGGAGGGGTCACCCGGGCGCGGGCTAAGCCCCGCCGGCCCGGGAGCTCGCCGGAGACCCGCGCGCTTGGTTGAGTTCGGGCCGGCCGGCAGGCCTGCGGAGCGGCGAGGCCGGGGTCGGCCCCGGAGCGGAGCGCGGCGCCCGGCCCGGGGAGGCCGCGATGGCGAACGCGAGCgagccgggcggcggcggcggcggcgaggcgGCCGCCCTGGGCCTCAAGCTGGCCACGCTCAGCCTACTGCTGTGCGTTAGCCTCGCGGGCAACGTGCTGTTCGCGCTGCTGATCGTGCGGGAGCGCAGCCTGCACCGCGCCCCGTACTACCTGCTGCTCGACCTGTGCCTGGCCGACGGGCTGCGCGCGCTCGCCTGCCTCCCGGCCGTCATGCTGGCGGCGCGGCGGGCAGCGGCCGCCGCGGGGGCGCCGCCGGGCGCGCTGGGCTGCAAGCTGCTCGCCTTCCTGGCCGCGCTCTTCTGCTTCCACGCCGCCTTCCTGCTGCTCGGCGTGGGCGTCACCCGCTACCTGGCCATAGCGCACCACCGTTTCTACGCCGAGCGCCTGGCCGGCTGGCCGTGCGCCGCCATGCTGGTGTGCGCCGCCTGGGCGCTGGCGCTGGCCGCGGCCTTCCCGCCCGTGCtggacggcggcggcggcggcgacgagGAGGACGCGCCGTGCGCCCTGGAGCAGCGGCCCGACGGCGCCCCCGGCGCGCTGggcttcctgctgctgctggccgTGGTGGTGGGCGCCACGCACCTCGTCTACCTCCGCCTGCTCTTCTTCATCCACGATCGCCGCAAGATGCGGCCCGCGCGCCTCGTGCCCGCCGTCAGCCACGACTGGACCTTCCACGGCCCCGGTGCCACCGGCCAGGCGGCCGCCAACTGGACGGCGGGCTTCGGCCGCGGGCCCACGCCGCCCGCGCTCGTG from Delphinus delphis chromosome 10, mDelDel1.2, whole genome shotgun sequence carries:
- the GPR27 gene encoding probable G-protein coupled receptor 27, producing the protein MANASEPGGGGGGEAAALGLKLATLSLLLCVSLAGNVLFALLIVRERSLHRAPYYLLLDLCLADGLRALACLPAVMLAARRAAAAAGAPPGALGCKLLAFLAALFCFHAAFLLLGVGVTRYLAIAHHRFYAERLAGWPCAAMLVCAAWALALAAAFPPVLDGGGGGDEEDAPCALEQRPDGAPGALGFLLLLAVVVGATHLVYLRLLFFIHDRRKMRPARLVPAVSHDWTFHGPGATGQAAANWTAGFGRGPTPPALVGIRPAGPGRGARRLLVLEEFKTEKRLCKMFYAITLLFLFLWGPYVVASYMRVLVRPGAVPQAYLTASVWLTFAQAGINPVVCFLFNRELRDCFRAQFPCCQSPQATQATLPCDLKGIGL